From the genome of Pseudomonas sp. FP453:
GTTGATACGCGGCATCGGCCACGATGTGTCGGGGTTCGCCAAGTATGTGGGCGAGGAGGGTGTGCGCTACCTGGAGCGGGCCGGGATCGAGTCGGTGGCGCTGGTGGGGGAGCGTATTCGCGCGCATGGCATCGACTGCGACCTGCGCTGGGGCTTTTGTGAGCTGGCGAATACGCCGGCGCAATTCGCTGCATTCAAGGGGGAACAGGAATATCTGGCGGCGATGGGATATGCCCATGAAACCCGCCTCGTCGGTGCAGAGGATATGCCGCAGGTCGTGGGTTCGACGATGTATGCCGGGGGGCTGGTGGACATGGGGGCCGGGCATCTGCACCCGTTGAATCTGGTATTGGGCGAGGCGCAGGTGGCCGAGTCCCTCGGCGTGCGGATTTTCGAGCACACCGAAGTGTTGGAACTGGTCCACGGCGACACCGTGCAGGTGCGCTGCACCGCTGGTACCGTACGGGCCAACAGCCTGGTGCTGGCGTGCAATGCGCACCTTGAAGAACTGGAACCGCGCCTGAGCGGCAAGGTGCTGCCTGCGGGCAGCTACATCATCGCTACCGAGCCGTTGCCGCAGGCATTGGCGAATGAACTGATCCCGCAGAACCTGGCGCTGTGCGACCAGAAAGTCGGCCTGGATTACTACCGCCTGTCCGCCGACCGCCGCCTGTTGTTTGGCGGCGCCTGTCATTATTCAGGGCGTGATCCGGCCGATATCGCCGCGTATATGCAGCCGAAAATGCTTAAGGTATTCCCGCAGTTGGCAGGTACCGAAATCGCCTTCCAGTGGGGCGGCAAGATCGGCATCACCGCCAACCGTTTCCCCCAGGTGGGGCGCTTGCAGCAGTACCCCAATGTGTTCTACGCCCAGGGTTACTCGGGTCACGGCTTGAACGTGACCCACTGGTGCGCACGCCTGCTGGCCGAAGCGATTCATGCCGGGCACAGCCAGGGCCTGGATATTTTCAGCCAGGTGCCGCACATGACGTTTCCCGGCGGCAAGGTGTTGCGCTCGCCGCTGCTGGCGTTGGGGATGTTGTGGTATCGGGTGCGGGAGTTGATGCATTGAAGCGCCGGCCGTGGCAGGCTGGGCGACGTTTTCCTATGACTTTTGGAGATTTGACGTGCCAACAGCATCCGCAGTAATTGAAATCCCGGTATCCGCTGACAAGGTCTGGGCATTGGTCGGCGGCTTCAACGACTTGCCGAAATGGCTGCCGCTGATCGCCAAGAGCGAGCCGAGTGAAGGCGGGCGCCTGCGTCACCTGACGACCGCCGACGGTGGCGAGATCGTCGAGCGTTTGCAGACCTTTGACAATGTGGCGCGCACCTACAGCTACACCATTGAGCAATCACCGTTTCCGGTGAGTGCCTACCTGGCGACGTTGCAGGTTGAAGCGTTGACGGATGCGTCGGCGAAGGTGACCTGGTCGGGTGTGTTCACGCCGGTGGAGGGTGTGACGGATGCGGCGGTGGAAGAGCTGTTTGCCGGTGTCTACAAAGGTGGGGTCGAGGCGCTGCGGGCGAATTTCCCGGCCTGATTTGACACACAGCACATCTGATGTGGGAGCTGGCTTGCCTGCGATAGCGGTGTATCAGTGCCCTATGAGCAAGCTGACCCACCGCCATCGCAGGCAAGCCAGCTCCCACAGGGTTTTGTGGTGTTTGGGTTACTCGGGCATCAGTTGCTGCCGGCATTCGAGCACCAACCGTGCACCGCCGCTCGCGCTGCTGCCCACTTCCAGCTTGAACCCGTGCAGGTTGATGATCGCCGCGACAATCGACAAGCCCAAGCCAAACCCGCCTTGCTGGTCGTTTTCATCCACGCGATAGAAACGCTGGAACACCGCGTTGCGTTCGGCTATCGGGATGCCCGGGCCGGAGTCGTGTACTTCGATGCGCGTGCTGCCGGCGTCGTTCACGGCGCGCAGGATCACTTCACCGCCGGCCGGGGAGAACTTGATCGAGTTGCTCAGCAGGTTGGCCAGGGCTTCGAACAGCAGGGCGCGGTCGCCGGTAATCCAGGGCAGGGATTCCGGGGTGTCGAGCACCAGTTGCAGCTCGCCTTCTTCGGCCAGCGGCAGGTAGAAATCATGCAGTTCGCGCAGCAGCGGCAGCGGGTCCATCACCAGGAAACCCGAGCGACGCTGGTGGTCTTCCAGCTCGGAGATGCGCAGCAAGCCGCGAAAGCGCGCCATCAGGGTGTCGGTTTCGGTAATCGCATCGTCCAGTTTTACCGCGTAGTGGGAGTCCTGTTCGGCCTCTTGGCGGATGCGGTAGAGCTGCGCGCGCAGGCGGGTCAGCGGGGTGCGCAGGTCGTGGGCGATGTTGTCGCACACGCCCTTGACCTCGTTCATCAGCTTTTCGATGCGGTCGAGCATGGCGTTGACGATGGCGGCGAGCATGTCCAGTTCGTCACGCCGGTTCGACAGTGGCAGGCGGTGGGTCAGGTCGCCGGCGACGATGGCCTCGGCGCTGGCTTGGATGCCGCGAATGCGCCGCAACGGGCGGCGGCGCAGCAGGTGCCAGCCGGCGGCGCCGGGGATGATGGTCAACGACAGCGCCCACAACAGCGCATGCCAGATGATCCGAGTCACGCCAAACAGCGAACCGTTGGCGCGCACCAGCACCAGCCAGCGGCCGTCGTCGGT
Proteins encoded in this window:
- a CDS encoding FAD-binding oxidoreductase → MMQSSDHAQSYYRASAHAMPERPALGGDLSADVCVIGGGFTGVNTAIELAQRGLSVILLEARRIGWGASGRNGGQLIRGIGHDVSGFAKYVGEEGVRYLERAGIESVALVGERIRAHGIDCDLRWGFCELANTPAQFAAFKGEQEYLAAMGYAHETRLVGAEDMPQVVGSTMYAGGLVDMGAGHLHPLNLVLGEAQVAESLGVRIFEHTEVLELVHGDTVQVRCTAGTVRANSLVLACNAHLEELEPRLSGKVLPAGSYIIATEPLPQALANELIPQNLALCDQKVGLDYYRLSADRRLLFGGACHYSGRDPADIAAYMQPKMLKVFPQLAGTEIAFQWGGKIGITANRFPQVGRLQQYPNVFYAQGYSGHGLNVTHWCARLLAEAIHAGHSQGLDIFSQVPHMTFPGGKVLRSPLLALGMLWYRVRELMH
- a CDS encoding SRPBCC family protein, whose product is MPTASAVIEIPVSADKVWALVGGFNDLPKWLPLIAKSEPSEGGRLRHLTTADGGEIVERLQTFDNVARTYSYTIEQSPFPVSAYLATLQVEALTDASAKVTWSGVFTPVEGVTDAAVEELFAGVYKGGVEALRANFPA
- a CDS encoding HAMP domain-containing sensor histidine kinase, producing the protein MSLLNPSKGWRSSSSRLLALYSSLFVAWSCILMGVLYYEVSGYLGDLSRHSLMQRQHLFQRFDGEELVEALTTSMTFDMKGVDAYGLFDEQFNPLSGPIRAVPPDLPLDGKIHALANCVDSDDPKLPKDSCDAVATHTDDGRWLVLVRANGSLFGVTRIIWHALLWALSLTIIPGAAGWHLLRRRPLRRIRGIQASAEAIVAGDLTHRLPLSNRRDELDMLAAIVNAMLDRIEKLMNEVKGVCDNIAHDLRTPLTRLRAQLYRIRQEAEQDSHYAVKLDDAITETDTLMARFRGLLRISELEDHQRRSGFLVMDPLPLLRELHDFYLPLAEEGELQLVLDTPESLPWITGDRALLFEALANLLSNSIKFSPAGGEVILRAVNDAGSTRIEVHDSGPGIPIAERNAVFQRFYRVDENDQQGGFGLGLSIVAAIINLHGFKLEVGSSASGGARLVLECRQQLMPE